The following are encoded in a window of Vigna unguiculata cultivar IT97K-499-35 chromosome 8, ASM411807v1, whole genome shotgun sequence genomic DNA:
- the LOC114195304 gene encoding uncharacterized protein LOC114195304 — protein MGSLMAGWDSNHVDPKSATLKRNRSLTKDEINAFWKSKKKIEEEHLTAISTSPYTVQNEQVRKNNAESEKKFQKSVSMPVTRVRENLNKDLFDTSLEQLIEKNGWWTRSSWAFLNEPPVNEAASYKYTSQFHVANMESSKFNPQNGISA, from the exons ATGGGTTCTCTTATGGCAGGATGGGACTCTAACCATGTGGATCCTAAGTCAG CCACACTTAAGAGGAACCGTTCACTGACCAAAGATGAGATTAACGCTTTCTGGAAATCAAAGAAGAAGATAGAGGAAGAACACCTCACTGCTATTTCCACTTCACCATACACTGTTCAG AATGAACAGGTGAGGAAGAACAACGCAGAGTCTGAGAAGAAGTTTCAGAAATCAGTGAGCATGCCAGTGACACGTGTACGTGAAAACTTAAATAAGGACCTTTTTGATACAAGTTTGGAGCAGCTTATCGAGAAAAATGGctg gTGGACCAGGAGTAGCTGGGCATTTCTGAATGAGCCTCCAGTGAATGAAGCTGCATCATACAAGTACACATCACAGTTTCATGTTGCTAACATGGAATCATCAAAATTTAACCCACAAAATGGAATCAGTGCTTga
- the LOC114193663 gene encoding F-box protein PP2-B10-like, translating to MEFEDLAEGCIAKILSQTSPVDACKLSLVSRTFCSAAESDFVWSSFLLNFTSLIPPSSLPSSSSKKALYFNLCNHPTIIDQGKKSVQLDKRTGKNCYMFSARNLDIEWGDDGHHWEWTSLPESRFEVVAVLRAVCWFDISGKISTVSLSSETHYAVFLVFKMMNASGFHYHPTVISVGVCGGSSNSKYVCLDLNLKENRLRELACPKVRSDGWLEIEMGEFFNSGLKEEQVNVKIMETTSHIWKCGFVLEGIEIRPKHV from the exons ATGGAGTTTGAAGATTTGGCAGAAGGATGCATTGCAAAGATACTGTCACAAACATCTCCTGTGGATGCATGCAAGCTCTCTTTAGTTTCCAGAACCTTCTGTTCTGCAGCTGAATCTGATTTTGTGTGGTCTTCTTTTCTCCTCAATTTCACCTCTCTCATTCCTCCTTCTTCCCTTCCATCCTCTAGTTCTAAAAAGGCTCTCTATTTCAATCTCTGCAACCACCCCACCATCATTGATCAGGGCAAAAAG AGTGTTCAGTTGGACAAAAGGACAGGGAAGAACTGTTACATGTTTTCTGCTAGAAATCTGGACATTGAATGGGGTGATGATGGTCACCATTGGGAGTGGACAAGCCTGCCAGAGTCCAG GTTCGAAGTGGTTGCTGTGCTTCGTGCTGTGTGCTGGTTTGACATCAGTGGGAAGATAAGCACAGTTTCTCTGTCATCAGAGACTCATTATGCAGTGTTTCTTGTGTTCAAGATGATGAATGCAAGTGGGTTTCACTACCATCCCACAGTGATTTCAGTTGGTGTTTGTGGAGGAAGTAGCAACAGCAAATACGTTTGTTTGGATCtgaatttgaaagaaaataggTTGAGAGAACTAGCTTGTCCTAAAGTGAGAAGTGATGGGTGGTTGGAGATTGAGATGGGAGAGTTCTTCAATTCAGGTCTGAAAGAAGAGCAAGTGAATGTGAAAATTATGGAGACAACAAGCCATATTTGGAAGTGTGGTTTTGTTCTTGAAGGAATAGAAATTAGGCCTAAACATGTCTGA
- the LOC114193410 gene encoding F-box protein PP2-B10-like: MEFEDLAEACIAEILSHTSPMDACKLSLVSRTFCSAAESDFVWSAFLLNLTSIIPPSSFPSSSSKKGLYFNLCNHPTIIDQGKKSVQLDKRTGKKCYMLSARNLDIIWGDAAQHWEWTSLPESRFEVVAVLRAVCWFDISGKISTVGLSSETHYAVFLVFKMMNASGFHYHPTVISVGVCGGSSNSKYVCLDLNVKDNCLRELQCPRVRSDGWLEIEMGEFFNSGLKEEQLQIKVMETTSHIQKCGFVLEGIELRPKHV, translated from the exons ATGGAGTTTGAAGATTTGGCAGAGGCATGCATTGCAGAGATACTCTCACACACCTCTCCCATGGATGCATGCAAGCTCTCTTTAGTTTCCAGAACCTTCTGTTCTGCAGCTGAATCTGATTTTGTGTGGTCTGCTTTTCTCCTCAACTTGACCTCAATCATTCCCCCTTCTTCCTTTCCCTCATCCAGTTCTAAAAAGGGTCTCTATTTCAATCTCTGCAACCACCCCACAATCATTGATCAGGGTAAAAAG AGTGTTCAATTGGACAAAAGGACCGGGAAGAAGTGTTACATGCTTTCTGCTAGGAATCTGGACATTATATGGGGTGATGCTGCTCAACATTGGGAGTGGACAAGCCTGCCAGAGTCCAG GTTCGAAGTGGTTGCTGTGCTTCGTGCTGTGTGCTGGTTTGACATCAGTGGGAAGATAAGCACGGTTGGTCTGTCATCAGAGACTCATTATGCAGTGTTTCTTGTGTTCAAGATGATGAATGCAAGTGGGTTTCACTACCATCCCACAGTGATTTCAGTTGGTGTTTGTGGAGGAAGTAGCAACAGCAAATACGTTTGTTTGGATCTGAACGTGAAAGATAATTGCTTGAGAGAACTGCAATGTCCTAGAGTGAGGAGTGATGGGTGGTTGGAGATTGAGATGGGAGAGTTCTTCAATTCAGGCCTGAAAGAAGAGCAATTGCAAATAAAAGTGATGGAGACAACGAGTCATATACAGAAGTGTGGTTTTGTTCTTGAAGGAATAGAACTTAGGCCTAAACATGTATGA